A window of the Agrococcus jejuensis genome harbors these coding sequences:
- a CDS encoding GIY-YIG nuclease family protein, giving the protein MTASACLVPDCDDAAQPEALVALCAHHLALAAESAVVDDVLPHPCPVCASRIGIRMPSGTVCATCEWRVGEVPDADLAPPRVDVVYALRFEDRVKIGTTSNLRQRLGAIWHEELVALERGDRSLEQRRHAELSEARIGRTEWFRITDEVAAHLAAIGEGRDPWMQHARWRSEALALRGLA; this is encoded by the coding sequence ATGACCGCATCCGCGTGCCTCGTGCCCGACTGCGACGACGCCGCGCAGCCCGAGGCGCTCGTCGCGTTGTGCGCGCACCACCTCGCGCTCGCGGCCGAGTCGGCCGTCGTCGACGACGTGCTGCCGCATCCGTGCCCCGTGTGCGCGAGCCGCATCGGCATCCGGATGCCGTCGGGCACGGTGTGCGCCACGTGCGAGTGGCGCGTCGGCGAGGTGCCCGACGCCGACCTCGCCCCGCCGCGCGTCGACGTCGTCTACGCGCTGCGGTTCGAGGACCGCGTGAAGATCGGCACGACGTCGAACCTGCGGCAGCGGCTCGGCGCCATCTGGCACGAGGAGCTCGTGGCGCTCGAGCGCGGCGACCGCTCGCTCGAGCAGCGCAGGCACGCCGAGCTCTCGGAGGCGCGCATCGGCCGCACCGAGTGGTTCCGCATCACCGACGAGGTCGCCGCGCACCTCGCGGCGATCGGCGAGGGCCGCGATCCGTGGATGCAGCACGCGCGCTGGCGCAGCGAGGCGCTCGCGCTGCGCGGGCTCGCCTGA